Genomic segment of Phycisphaerales bacterium:
CATCAGTACGATGACGATCACCTTTCCCGCGAATGTCAGTTCCGGCGTGATGCCCATGGACAGGCCGACGGTGCCGATCGCGCTGGCCGCCTCGAAGAGGATCGGCAGAAACGGCTTGGTCTCGGTGAAGCACAGCAGCAGCACTCCCACGCACAGGCCGATGAGGTAGAGCGACGCTGCGGCGAAGGCGCTGAACACGCGGGCCAGCGGTATTTCGTGCCCCAGCCACACGACGCGCTCGCGGCCGCGCAACACGCTGGCGAGGTTGCCGAAGATAGCCGATACGGTCGTGGTCTTGATGCCGCCGCCGGTGCCGCTGGGCGAGGCGCCGATCAGCATGGCGACCATGATCACGACGAGGCCGGCTGCGGACATGGAGCCGATCGGAATGGTGTTGAACCCCGCCGTGGACGACGCCGTCATGACCTGGAAGGCGCTGGCGAGAAGGCGCTGGGGCGCCGGCAACTCCGAGACGCTCGGCTCGCCGAAGTAGAGCACGAGGGTTCCTGCGACGAAGACCGCCGCCGTCAGCGAGAGAATGACCTTCGATGTGAACGTGAGCAGGCGTTCGCGGAGTTTGATCGAGTACCACACGTCCTGCGCGACGATGAATCCGATCGCGCCAAGGTAGGACAGCACGCCGATGATGAGATTGAGCATCCAGTCGGAGCGGAACGACTCGAGACTGTCGTTCTGCAGGCTGAAGCCAGCCGTGGCGAACGCGGAGACGGAGTGAAACACCGCGCGCCAGAGCGGCTGCTCGACGCCGAGCGCCGCAAAGCGCGCATAGAGCGCCGCGGCGCCCAGGGTTTCGATGATGGCGGTGAAGACGACGACGTGGATCAGAAAGTGCTGCATCACAAAATAGTGCGGCACGGCGAACCCCGCCTTAAGCACATCGACGCGCGAGCCCGAGAGCGGCTTGCCGCGCGCGAGAATCACCATCGACGAGAGCGTCATGAACCCCACACCGCCGATCTGAAACATGGCCACGAGCACGAACTGGCCCAGAAGCGTATAACTGTCCGCAGTGCTGATGGTCGTCAGACCCGTCGTCGAAATGGCGCTGGCGGCGCTGAAGAGGTGGTCGATGAGGTGGTGCGACCCCTTCTGCGCCAGAGGAAGGCACAGCAGCATCGTGCCAACGGCGGTGTAGAGCGCAAAGCCGGCGACGAGCTGCTGCACCGGGCGCAGACGCGACCAGGCGCGCATCCCGGCGCGAGGCGGAGCCAGCACCGCCCAGGTCGCAACGCGCGCGGCAGCCAGAGCCGGCCTCCGCCAGCCGCGGACCGGCGCGTGCTTGAAGTGTAGTGGAAGAGAAAACCGCGACGACCAACCAGGCAACCATCGGCGCTTCATGCCCGACTCCCGGAAGTGCATGGCGAACAAAGCGCAGCGGAACTGCGCCTGGCCATCGGTATTTGCACGAACGGGAACAGCGGGCAGCGAATGCTGCGCGAAGGTTCGAGTCGTGCCCTTTCACATGCCTGCGAGGTTAGCTGACGGGCTGGGCCTTGAAAGTGGCCTGGGATCGAGTCGATCCCTGCGCCCCGGCCGTGGTTCCACCCACGGCATTGGGTCCCCCGCTCCCCGCCTTCAGACGGAGACTCGGCTGCAACAACGTCAAATCAAATATCGGACCGGCATTCGCTTCGCCGGCCGCGATTCATCGGACAGTTCAGTATCGACTTCAGAGCGTCGCGTCGGTATAGGGCAGCAGCCCGAGATACCTCGCCCGCTTGATCGCCTGGGCGATCATGCGCTGCTCGCGGGCGTTGACGCCGATGCGCTTGCGGCTGTACATCTTGCCGTTGGGACTGAGCAGGCGGCGGAGTTCATCGACATCCTTGTAGTCGACGTACATCTTGCCCTTGGCGGATTTCTTGGCGATCTTGCCGCCGCGCGGCTGAACGGGAGCCTCATAATTGCGAGCCATGAACAATTCCTCTCGTGTCGTGGGTTCCGGCGGCCGCGACCCCGTGCCGCGAGGCATCCGCCGGGCAGCCCCGGGATGAGCCCGGAGCGACACTTCGACAGCGGGTAGTTTAGGGCTGCCAAGGCGAGGCGGCAAGGGTTCAGGATTCGCCCCGCCCGCCGGGCGGCTGCGCGCGATCTCGGATTGCTTCCTGCTCCATCGCCGCCTGAAGGTCCTGCAGTTCACGCAGGATGTCGAGGATCGAACCCATAGTACTCGATTCCGGCCTGCCTCAGCGCGAGAACCGCCTGCCGCGACTGCTCGTGTCGCTCGAAACGCTCAGTGACTGTAAGGCGCAGTCGGTCTTCGATCAGGCTCATGTCAAAGCCGGCCGCCTCTGCGGCGAGCCAGGACGCTGCCGCCGACGCCGCGGCATCGCATCTGGTTGCATGCGGATCGGGTTCGTTCATCGAGTGATTCTAGCGTCAGTCGCCAAATCGCGCGCCGCACTCCGGGCAGCGGCTGGCGTCCATGCCCCCGCTGCCGCGCAAGTCGTAACCGCACTGGGTGCACACGGGGATCTGGAAATCTTCGCGCAGGGACGCGTAGAGGGCGTGGCGGCGGAAGCGGTCCTGCACCACGCGGATGGCCGACACCACCAGAAACGAAGGCACGCCGATGAACACGAGCATGAGCAGCAGAATCCGCCACAGTGGTCCACCGGCGTTCATCACTCCGCGGAACATCCACAGCCAGGCAAACAGCAGCAGCAGGCCCGGCAGAGCAATGCCGAGACGCACGTACCAGGTAATGCGCCGGTCGGCGGCGCGCGTCATTTTCCGCAGCGTGGCGCGATCGACCGTGCGGCCGATCGACGCGAGGTACGTCTTCGTGCTCCGCCGCCTCCAGCGCCGCGCTGCGAGAATGCCCATCACGATGCGCCTTCACCCGCATCGGCCGCGCCGCCCTCCGGCCGCATGAACGGGAAGGGAATTACGTCGCGGATGGAGCGATTGCCCGTCAGGATCATCATGAGCCGATCAATGCCCACGCCCAGCCCGCCGGCCGGGGGCATGCCCACGCGCAGCGCGTTGAGGAAGTCGTGATCGAGCGTGCGGAACACGGCGTCATCGGTGTTCGCCCCCGCGAGTTGCTCGGTGAACTTGCGCTCCTGCACGTCCGGGTCATTGAGTTCAGTGTATGAATTGGCGAACTCCATGCCGGCGATGAACAGCTCCCACCGATACGCGAGTTCAGGCCGATCTTCGTGCGGCCGGGTGAGCGGCGAAATGGCGCTGGGGAAATCGACGACGAACGTCGGCCGCGCCGGATCGATGCCGCCTTCGGCAAAGCGGTCAAAGAGGTCGCTCACGAGCAGCCAGTGATCACGGCTGGCGGCGCCTTCGATGCCGCGCTTGCGCGCCTCGGCCCGCACGGCCGCTTCGTCGAACATCGACACGCCCAGCCCTCGCTCGAAAAGCTCGCCATACGTCACGCGGTCGAAGGGCCGCGCGCAGTCGATTGACATGCCGTCGAACTCAAGCACGGGCCGGCCGTCGGTGACGCCGGTGACTTCGACGGCGAGTTCGTGGATGAGGCCTTCGGTCAGTTCGCGCATCGTCTCGTAGTCGCCGAACGCCTCGTAGACCTCCATCATGGTGAATTCGGGATTGTGGCTGCGATCGACGCCTTCGTTGCGGAAGTTGCGGTTGATCTCGTAGACGCGCGGCATGCCGCCCACGAGCAGGCGCTTGAGGTAGAGTTCAGGCGCGATGCGGAGGTACACATCCATGTCCATGGCGTTGAGGTGGGTGATGAACGGCCGCGCCGCCGCCCCGCCCGCCTGGGCCTGGAGCATGGGCGTCTCCACTTCGAGATATCCCCGGCTGTCCATGTAGCGGCGGATCGATTTCATCAGCCGGGAGCGCGTTTCGAACGTCCGCGCCACCTCGGGGTGGACGTACATATCGACGTAGCGCTGGCGGTAGCGCATCTCCGGATCTTCGATGCCGTGAAACTTATCGGGCGGGAGCGCGATGCTCTTGCACGCCATCTCGACCGAGCGGGCCCAGACGGTGATCTCGCCGGTGCGCGTCTTCATCACCGGCCCCTCGATGACGATGATGTCGCCCAGGTCGGTCAGTTGCGTGACGGCGAAGCTCTGCTCGTCGGCGTCCTTCTTGGAGACGGCGATCTGCAGGTCGGCGGTGAGGTCGCGGATGTTGAGCCAGTGCAGCTTGCCGCCGTCGCGGTGGAGCATGACCCGGCCGGCCACGCGCACGACGGGCCGCGCATCGCCCTCGGCGCCTTCGACATACTTTGCGCGAGCCTCGGCAAGCGAGATCAATCCATCCACGCGCCGACCGTAACCGCTCACGCCGAGTTCTTCGCGCAGGCGCTTCACCTTCGCCCGCCGGTCGGCAATGAGTTGCTCGGCGTAGGCGGTTTCTTCGGTGGGCGTGCGTTGCGGTTGGTCGGTCATGAGGGCCAATGGTAGGAAATGATCGAAGTCGAACCACTCGCTGCAAGCAACGCTATCCGCCGATCTTCTCCGCGAGGAACGCCGCCACCTTGTCGAGGCTGATGCGCTCCTGCTGGAGCGTATCGCGATGGCGCACGGTGACGGTCTGGTCCTTGAGCGTGTCGGAATCGATCGTGAAGCAGTACGGCGTGCCGGCCTCATCCATGCGGGCGTAGCGCTTGCCGATGTTCTGCTTGACGTCGATCTGCACGTTCCACTTCTGCCGGAGCTGCATGTACAACTTCTCGGCGATCTCGGGCATGCCGTCCTTGTTCACCAGCGGGAAGATGGCCGCCTTGATCGGCGCGAGGCGCGGGTGGAACTTCATGTACACGCCGCTGGGGCGATTGCTGTCGGGCGTGTACGCCTCGCAGAGCAGCGCGAGCGTGCCGCGATCGGCCCCGGCCGAGGGCTCGATGACGTGCGGGAAGTAACGCTCGTTGCGCTCCTGATCGAAGTAGCGGAGTTTGTCGCCCTTGCCGCACGCGTTGGCGTGGGCCCTGAGGTCGTAGTCGGCGCGGTGGGCGACGCCCTCGAGTTCGCCAAAGCCCGGCGCCGTGAAGGGGAAGCGGTATTCGATGTCGCACACGCCGGCGCCTTCCTTGGCGTAGTGGGCAAGTTCCTCTTTTTCGTGTTCGCGCAGTTGCAGATTGTCGCCGGCCAGGCCGATGGACTTCCACCACTCATAGCGGGCATCACGCCAGTACGCGTACCACTCGGCTGCCTGATCGGGCCGGATGAAGAACTCGATCTCCATCTGCTCGAACTCGCGGCTGCGGTAGGTGTAATGCCGTGGAGTCACCTCATTGCGAAAGGCCTTTCCTACCTGTGCGATGCCGAACGGCACTTTCACGCGCGACGTATCGACCACGTTCCAGAACTGGGTGAAGATGCCCTGTGCGGTTTCGGGGCGAAGGTATACCTTGTTATCTTCTGTTTGAGACAGGCCAGCGTGACTCTCGAACATCAACTTGAATGCCCGCGCCTCACTCATTTCTCCGCCGCACAGCGGACAGGGAGTCTGAAGGCCCGTTGCGGCGAACTGCTCTGTGGCAATGTACTGCACCAGTTCCTTCATGTCAGGTGGATTGTTCGATTGATCGTTGATTCTCTCCGAGAGCCATGTGAGCGTCACTTCAGGATTGCGAACGAGCGCCAAGTTCGGTGCCTTGTGCTTGCCCTTGCCCCTCGCCCAACGCAGCAGGTGCCCAGCATCGATTCGCCCAGAAAAGTGCTCGAATTCCTGAAGCAGTGAGTCGAGCCACGCGGACTGTGTACTGAGCACCTCCCAGATATGGTCTGCCCGCACGGAATTACCGCACCTGGCGCACGTCGACATTGGGTCGGCGAAGTTGCCGACGTGGCCACTCGCCTCCCACACCTTCGGGTTCATGATGATGGTGCAGTCGACGCCGACCATGTCGATGAGTTCGCCATCCGGCCCCTTGCCCGGGCAGCGGACGATGTCGTGCCACCACGCCTCCTTCAGGTTCCGCTTGAGTTCGACGCCCAGCGGGCCGTAATCCCAGAAGCCGTTGATGCCGCCGTAGATCTCGGAGGATTGCCAGATGAAGCCGCGCCGGCGACACAGGGCGACGATGTCGTCCATGCTGCGCGTCGCGGCGGGCGATTGCGGGGATGCGCTGCTTTCGTTGCTCATGGGGCAAGGGTAGGACGCGATGGCGACATTCGCGAAGCGGCCGCCCAAGCCGGCTCTTTCTCGGATTCGTCCTTGGCGCAGCGGCCGATTTCGTGTATGCTGCATCATCTTCAGGAGAGGAGAACACCATGCCAGCATCGTTTGCCGTTCGAGTCGCCCTTTCGGCCGCCTTCGCCCTGACCGCCTCGACGGCGCCGGGCGAGGTCATCTACGACAACACCTCCGGCCCGACCGGCGCCCGGTCATTCACCCAACTTCAGATCGGCGACGAGATCCAGGCCGCCGGCTCGGAGCGCCTGGTCACGCAACTGCACATCGGCATCACCATGCAGGGCCAGGTCGGCACGGCCGATCTTCAGCCGCGCCTCTACGCCAACGACGGCGTCAACGGCGCGCCCGGCACCATGCTCTGGGAGGGCGCGGTGCGCAACGATGTGCCGCTCACCGGCGGCAACGACCTCATCCGCTTTGACGTGCCGTCCATCGAAGTGCCTGACACGTTCACCTGGACGATTCTCATCTCCGACACCCGTCCCGTCGCCGCCGGTCTGCCCCACTACGGCCCGCCAAGCGTCGGCTCGAGCCCGACGCACGCGTGGTTTGGCGACGGCGCGAACTGGACCAAGCTCACCGACCCCAACGGCCGGGCGATCGACTTCATGGCAAAGGTGGTCGCGGGCGAGCAGGGCGGCATTGTGCTGGCCGTGTCGGCCCAATGTCCGCAGGGCGGCGGCATCATCGTCGAGTGGGGCGGCGCCACGCCCAACGGCCAGGTCGCGCTGCTCTTTGCGCGCAGCACCGGCTCGTTCGTCATTCCCAACAACCGGCCGTGCCCGGGCACGATGCTCGGCTTGTCGAATGATCAATTGCAGGTGGCCTTCACCGGCAGCGCCGGCCAGGGCGGCTCGCGCATGCTCACGAGCAACATCGGTCCGGGCCTGTGCGGCGCGCATCTGCAACTGCTCGATCTCACGAGCTGCACCACGAGCAACACTGCGGCCATCCAGTAGCCCACTCAAACGCCGCGTCAGATTCCGTCGCCCAGCGCGGCCATGGCGTCCACCTGCACTCCCGGCTCCACGGGCGCGCTGCGCAGCACCTTGGCGCCCACCACCGGCTCGAAGCGCGCCTGGAAGAAGCGCAGGTACTTCGGCTCGAAGGTGAATCGCAGGCCGACGATGTCGCGGGCGTTTTCGTAAAGGTCGACGACTGCCTCGGCTGTCACATCCATGTGCGCCTGGGTGTAGACACGGCGCGGGATGGTGAGGCGGACGAGTTCGAGTTTCGGGAAGATGTTCTCGCCGGTGTCGTGGTGGCGGCCCGATGAGACGGCTCCGCGCTCCATGGCGCGCACGCCGGACTGCACGTAGAGGGCGGCCGCCAGCGACTGGGCGGGGAACTGCTCTCGCGGGATATGCGGCAGAAATCGAGCGGCGTCGATGAAGATGCCGTGCCCGCCGATGGGCCGCACGATGGGTACGCCGAAGCGCAGCAGCGTCTGTCCGAGATACTCGACCTGCCCGATGCGCGCGCGGATGTGGTCATACTGGACCGACTCTTCAATGCCGATGGCCATGGCCTCCATGTCGCGCCCGGCCAGGCCGCCGTAGGTGTGCAGGCCCTCGAAGAGCACGACGAGGTTGCGCGCCTGCTCGGCGAGATCGTCATCATTGACCGCGAGCCAGCCGCCGATGTTGACGAGGCTGTCCTTCTTGGCCGAGCACGTGCAGCCGTCGGTGTAGGAGCACATCTCGAGCAGGATGTGGGCGATGCTGTGGTTCTCGTAACCGGGCTCGCGCACCCTGATGAAGTAGGCGTTCTCGACGGCGCGGGTCGCATCCATCATGATCCTGATGCCGTGCCTGCGGCAGAGCTGACTCGTGGCCTTGATGTTGGCGAGGCTGATCGGCTGCCCGCCGGCCATGTTCACGTTCGTCTGCATGCACAGGTACGGAATGCGATCGGCGCCGACGCGCGCGATGAGCGCTTCGAGTTTCGCCAGGTCGACGTTGCCCTTGAACGGTGACTCGTCCTGCGGATCATGGGCGGCATCGACGATCACATCGACAAACGTGGCGCCGGCAAGTTCCTGGTGCGCTTTGGTTGTCGTGAAGTACATGTTGCCGGGCACGAAGTCGCCGGGCTTGATGCACATGACGCTGAGGATGTGCTCGGCCCCGCGGCCCTGGTGCGTCGGGATGACGTGCCGGTAGCCATAGAACTGCCGCACCGCGGTCTCGAGGTGATAGAAATTGCGGCTGCCCGCGTAGGCCTCGTCTCCCATCATCAGCCCGGCCCACTGCCGATCGCTCATGGCCGAGGTGCCCGAGTCGGTCAGCAGGTCGATGTAGACGTCGTCGCTGCGCAGCAGGAAGGTGTTGAAGCCCGCCTCGGCGATGGCCGCCTCGCGCTCGGCGCGAGTGGTCATGCGGAGGTGTTCGACCATCTTGATCTTGTACGGCTCGGCCCAGGAATGACGACGCGGCATCGGAATGGCTCCTTGTGGATCGGCCGGCAGCCCCGGCCGGAACTACTATCAGGATAATCGTATCCTGAATAAACGTGGATGGAGCCGATCGCGGTCGAATCGGGGTGAATTCCGGTACTGGCACGCGGGCAGGCTCAGACTCATGCCGTTTGGCCCGTTTGCCCCCGCGCGCTACCCTCACAGACTTAACCGGACCCGCCCACACAACCAGTACTTGCGCCCCGGCGCACTGACGAATCAGGAACCCCGCTGACCATGGCCACCACCACCGAGACCACCGAAGAACTCGCCCTCGACCGCGTTGACATCAACGACGCTGGCGCGGCGTGCAAGAAAATCACCGTCGAGATCTCATCCGCCGTGATCGATGATCGCATGGGCGATAACTTCACGACGCTGACCTCTGAAGTGCGGCTGCCGGGTTTCCGGCCCGGCAAGGCGCCGCGCAAACTCGTCGAGCGCCGCTTCGCCAAAGGCGTCGCCGAAGAGACCCGCAACCGCCTCATGCGCGAAGCCGTTGAGAAAGTCGTCCGCGACAACAAGTTCAAGGTGATCGGCAACCCCGTCGAGACCGACGAGAAGATTCCCGACCTGCAGCCCGGCAAGGCGTTCAAGTTCACGTTCGAGATCGAAGTGCTTCCCGACTTTGAACTGCCCAAGTACGACGGCGTGCCCCTGCGCCGCCCGACGCTCGAAGTGACGCGCGAGATGGTTGACAAGGAACTCAAGGTCCAGCAGGAGCGGCGCGGCACGGTGGTTCCGGTCGAAGGGACGCCCGAGCCGGGCGACTACTTCTTCGGCAGCGCGAAGATCAACGACCGCGAAGGCAACGCGCTGGGCACGGTCGCCGAGACCGTAAGCCGCCTGCCCCTGGCGGATGATCCGGATCGCGGCCCGATCGGCGGCATCCAGATCGAAGGCCTGCGCGAATTGCTGGGCGGGAAGACCGCCGGCGAAACCGTCAGCGTCGAAACCACCGGCCCGGAAAACCACGAACTCGAAGCCGTGCGCGGCAAGCCGATCACCATCGAGTTCAACATCGCCAACGTCGGGCGGCTCATTCCCGCGACGATGGAGCAGTTGCTCGCCATGACGGGCCTGGAGATCGAAGGCCAGCTGCGCGAGCGCCTCGAGCGGGCCCTGCAGGCGCAGATCGCCGGGGAGCAGCAGGACATTCTCCGCCGACAGGTGGCCAAGTACCTGCTCGAAAACACCGAGATGGACCTGCCCCAGCGCGCCAGCGCCGCCCAGACGGCTCAGACCATCGAGTCGTTCCGCCTGCGGATGCTCAACCAGGGCATGCCGGCGTATCTGGTCGAAGAGCGCATGG
This window contains:
- a CDS encoding 30S ribosomal protein S18 translates to MARNYEAPVQPRGGKIAKKSAKGKMYVDYKDVDELRRLLSPNGKMYSRKRIGVNAREQRMIAQAIKRARYLGLLPYTDATL
- the lysS gene encoding lysine--tRNA ligase, yielding MTDQPQRTPTEETAYAEQLIADRRAKVKRLREELGVSGYGRRVDGLISLAEARAKYVEGAEGDARPVVRVAGRVMLHRDGGKLHWLNIRDLTADLQIAVSKKDADEQSFAVTQLTDLGDIIVIEGPVMKTRTGEITVWARSVEMACKSIALPPDKFHGIEDPEMRYRQRYVDMYVHPEVARTFETRSRLMKSIRRYMDSRGYLEVETPMLQAQAGGAAARPFITHLNAMDMDVYLRIAPELYLKRLLVGGMPRVYEINRNFRNEGVDRSHNPEFTMMEVYEAFGDYETMRELTEGLIHELAVEVTGVTDGRPVLEFDGMSIDCARPFDRVTYGELFERGLGVSMFDEAAVRAEARKRGIEGAASRDHWLLVSDLFDRFAEGGIDPARPTFVVDFPSAISPLTRPHEDRPELAYRWELFIAGMEFANSYTELNDPDVQERKFTEQLAGANTDDAVFRTLDHDFLNALRVGMPPAGGLGVGIDRLMMILTGNRSIRDVIPFPFMRPEGGAADAGEGAS
- a CDS encoding tyrosine phenol-lyase, whose product is MPRRHSWAEPYKIKMVEHLRMTTRAEREAAIAEAGFNTFLLRSDDVYIDLLTDSGTSAMSDRQWAGLMMGDEAYAGSRNFYHLETAVRQFYGYRHVIPTHQGRGAEHILSVMCIKPGDFVPGNMYFTTTKAHQELAGATFVDVIVDAAHDPQDESPFKGNVDLAKLEALIARVGADRIPYLCMQTNVNMAGGQPISLANIKATSQLCRRHGIRIMMDATRAVENAYFIRVREPGYENHSIAHILLEMCSYTDGCTCSAKKDSLVNIGGWLAVNDDDLAEQARNLVVLFEGLHTYGGLAGRDMEAMAIGIEESVQYDHIRARIGQVEYLGQTLLRFGVPIVRPIGGHGIFIDAARFLPHIPREQFPAQSLAAALYVQSGVRAMERGAVSSGRHHDTGENIFPKLELVRLTIPRRVYTQAHMDVTAEAVVDLYENARDIVGLRFTFEPKYLRFFQARFEPVVGAKVLRSAPVEPGVQVDAMAALGDGI
- a CDS encoding glycine--tRNA ligase codes for the protein MSNESSASPQSPAATRSMDDIVALCRRRGFIWQSSEIYGGINGFWDYGPLGVELKRNLKEAWWHDIVRCPGKGPDGELIDMVGVDCTIIMNPKVWEASGHVGNFADPMSTCARCGNSVRADHIWEVLSTQSAWLDSLLQEFEHFSGRIDAGHLLRWARGKGKHKAPNLALVRNPEVTLTWLSERINDQSNNPPDMKELVQYIATEQFAATGLQTPCPLCGGEMSEARAFKLMFESHAGLSQTEDNKVYLRPETAQGIFTQFWNVVDTSRVKVPFGIAQVGKAFRNEVTPRHYTYRSREFEQMEIEFFIRPDQAAEWYAYWRDARYEWWKSIGLAGDNLQLREHEKEELAHYAKEGAGVCDIEYRFPFTAPGFGELEGVAHRADYDLRAHANACGKGDKLRYFDQERNERYFPHVIEPSAGADRGTLALLCEAYTPDSNRPSGVYMKFHPRLAPIKAAIFPLVNKDGMPEIAEKLYMQLRQKWNVQIDVKQNIGKRYARMDEAGTPYCFTIDSDTLKDQTVTVRHRDTLQQERISLDKVAAFLAEKIGG
- the tig gene encoding trigger factor, with product MATTTETTEELALDRVDINDAGAACKKITVEISSAVIDDRMGDNFTTLTSEVRLPGFRPGKAPRKLVERRFAKGVAEETRNRLMREAVEKVVRDNKFKVIGNPVETDEKIPDLQPGKAFKFTFEIEVLPDFELPKYDGVPLRRPTLEVTREMVDKELKVQQERRGTVVPVEGTPEPGDYFFGSAKINDREGNALGTVAETVSRLPLADDPDRGPIGGIQIEGLRELLGGKTAGETVSVETTGPENHELEAVRGKPITIEFNIANVGRLIPATMEQLLAMTGLEIEGQLRERLERALQAQIAGEQQDILRRQVAKYLLENTEMDLPQRASAAQTAQTIESFRLRMLNQGMPAYLVEERMAEIREAGAERAAKDLKLMFIMEQLCEAFDIKVTEDEINGRIAQIAMRQNTRPEKLRQELIRSGRGPMLVNQLRHEKAADRVIEMADVTAITAEEWNKEMEAEREAARAEAEKAAEGEKSGSSKKETGKKKPSPKKKAEKDTD